The genomic interval CCACCAGCTGAACCATTTGTTTGCGGGCGTGGGAAATGACCGGGGTAAGCGGGGCAATCGGCGTGCTGGGTGTTGTGGCGCTAGCGGGGGTAACGGCACCGGGAGTGGAAGCAGTGGGGGTGGAGGCCGCCGGAGTGATGGAACCGGGGGTCCCGCCGGGGGTCGCGCGTGGCGTCGTACCGGGTGTAGCGGGGATTATCACGACCGGGGCCAGGCTTGGACTTTCAGCCCCAGCTCGGGATTCAGGACGCGGGGTAGACGGCACGAAACGAGCCTCCCTTATGCGGTAGGGGCTCCGGTAGGTGGAAATGGGTGACAGCTCGGAGCCCCAACCCAAATAGCTCCCACTAGAGGGAGAGGGTGCATCTACGCTAAAATACAAAGAGGTGTTAGGCTCTAACGGCGTGGACGATTTCTTCTCTGGTGAGCCGAGCAAGAGAGGGGAGCGACGTTCGGGCGACCAGGCGGGGGTCTTGATGTCCAGGGATGCCGCGGAAGACGACTTCTCGGTCAGGGAGGTGGCGTAGCTGTCGATGTTGCGCAGGCTTTCTGGTTGGGCGGGTGACGAAAGTGTCGGCGAGCCGTAAATGGCGCTGTGGTAATCTTCATCGCCTTGAGAAAGGACACATTCAAAATACTGCACGCGAGTGTTGATGGTTGTGCGTTGTGCTACACCAAACCTTTGTCTTCTGTCTGTGGGGCGCTGAAATTTTCTGTGATTTCTTCAAGAATGGCCTCGTGGACTGGGATGATCTCTGGGACCAATCGGATATCGTGGATGGTCGAGGGCGGAGCTTTTCTCACGGGTCTGGCAATGACGTTGGTGGGAGCTGGCTTTGGTGGTGGAGCCACCTCTCTTTCCTTGGAGGGCACACAGACAAATAGTCAGTAGAGTACCATGTTTGAGTGTCCACCTCTTTTTGACTGGGactaaccgtgaccggacgtttggtagaacggacgtttggtcgccgggttcgctcgctgtcaaattatgacagagtttactgttgatatttagatatttagatattaaactctctctctcatgattataattttgagagctggtttcaacagtaacaacccagcgaccaaacgtccgttctaccaatcgtccggtcgaccaatcgtccggtcgaccaatcgtccggtcgaccaatcgtccggtcgaccaatcgtccggtcgaccaatcgtccggtcgaccaatcgtccggtcgaccaatcgtccggtcgaccaatcgtccggtcgaccaatcgtccggtcgaccaatcgtccggtcgaccaatcgtccggtcgaccaatcgtccggtctaccaatcgtccggtctaccaatcgtccggtcgaccaatcgtccggtcgaccaatcgtccggtctaccaatcgtccggtctaccaatcgtccggtcgaccaatcgtccggtgaccaaacgtccggggaccaaacgtctttcgacgaaacgtccgagtaccgggacTGACCAATGAATGGACACCGGGAAACTGCTGTGTTACCTGTGGAGCTGGCGTCACCTGAGGTGGGAGTGGCTGAGGAGTGGGTTGGAGGGCCTGAGGAGTTTGCGGTGAAATGCGTGGAGTCTGATGGAAAGTAAATGACCAAAAACTATAAGTACCATCCGAATCCAAGAAAATAAAttctttttgaatgaaaacaacaaaCCTGTGGCACACGACGAGCTTGATTGCCGTAGTGGAGCTCTTCACACAGACCCATGAGTCCAGCGAGACCTCCTTCTCCGTATAGCGACCAAATCTTGGGCACGTCCCCAGTTTTCAGAGCCAAACGAATCAACAGCCAATGATGATGCCTCCAGCCCTCCCACTGGGGTGAAAGGTCCATGAGAGTGCCGCCTCCTGATTAGATGGAAACCCACAGCCGCGATGATAAATGACCACAGTACGTGACTGctgcataaaataaataaataaataaaaagtaaacgGACCAGACAGGGTGGCGTGGCGTTGGAAGGTAGGCGTGACTTTCTCCTCTAATGAGAGGATAGAGCTGCTCTCCATGCAGGCGCCGCTGAGCCCCCTGCGGCGAATACTCTGGAATATCTCAAAGGATTTGGGGTGCAAGAAGCGGTAGTACAGCACCAAGGAGATCACACCTGGAAGCATGGGGCGGATAGAAAGCATGTGATGCTTGCTAATGAAATACAAAGAGTCCTCAGGTTATGATATCTTCGACTTTTAACGTATCGACTTTACGTGGTCTGCCATGAAGTCCCCTGCACCATAGTTGGGTGGATGCAATGGgaaattgcttttgttttgttggcgTCACAGTTTTCGTATTCTTTGCTTTTGGTTCCAAATAAACCATTGAAAACCCCGACTTGCCATCTAGATCCCACCATCTTGTTCTTTTTATTACagtgtcttttatttattttttattccaccTATTTTGTTGACTTTAACAGTGAAATTTGACTGATGGAAATTTGAGCTACGTCGCCAATGTAGGAACAGGACGTCCtgtataaacaataaataaataaaactacccACCAATAAGGAAACTGCAGACAACCGCCCCCGGAATGGCCACCGTATCCCATGACACCATGCTGAACAACCAAGATGAGGCCAGCAGGAGGATAATGTTCTCTAAAAACATCACCTGAAGTATAGGAACGCAAAAACTAAAATGGTGAcgattgtaaaaacaaaaacataaagaaACCTTTTGGTCACCTACCAGATAGAAGCCAGCCATGCGGAGACGCGATGGCCCGTATTTCacgttcaggaaaaaaaagatgtgaatGGCTCCTAGGATCAGATTGAAGAGTCTCCATCGACTAGTTGAACGA from Stigmatopora argus isolate UIUO_Sarg chromosome 2, RoL_Sarg_1.0, whole genome shotgun sequence carries:
- the xkr5b gene encoding XK-related protein 5b isoform X1, encoding MRDYSAPASQEGSCVVCCQVCVFFFTAVLIVAERTSLIYCFVYYLWVGHNYCYAHLAGFTALFLLPGWGPQWLSYLWYLSDGRIRRKSLTWTHILHLGIFKRLWECMRLPDMDVYGEIMQQADVAALRLLEALVVTLPQTLLHTYVLICTDIGIKSPASVCFAVCLLSLAWALVLYARSCTLIRPGHLHMTPAAIFCQLLWRVSMLGSRFGVLMLFTRIFKQWILGVIGVHWLGATFWMVSQQTDIIRSTSRWRLFNLILGAIHIFFFLNVKYGPSRLRMAGFYLVMFLENIILLLASSWLFSMVSWDTVAIPGAVVCSFLIGVISLVLYYRFLHPKSFEIFQSIRRRGLSGACMESSSILSLEEKVTPTFQRHATLSGGGTLMDLSPQWEGWRHHHWLLIRLALKTGDVPKIWSLYGEGGLAGLMGLCEELHYGNQARRVPQTPRISPQTPQALQPTPQPLPPQVTPAPQEREVAPPPKPAPTNVIARPVRKAPPSTIHDIRLVPEIIPVHEAILEEITENFSAPQTEDKGDEDYHSAIYGSPTLSSPAQPESLRNIDSYATSLTEKSSSAASLDIKTPAWSPERRSPLLLGSPEKKSSTPLEPNTSLYFSVDAPSPSSGSYLGWGSELSPISTYRSPYRIREARFVPSTPRPESRAGAESPSLAPVVIIPATPGTTPRATPGGTPGSITPAASTPTASTPGAVTPASATTPSTPIAPLTPVISHARKQMVQLVDSRERAV
- the xkr5b gene encoding XK-related protein 5b isoform X2, whose protein sequence is MRDYSAPASQEGSCVVCCQVCVFFFTAVLIVAERTSLIYCFVYYLWVGHNYCYAHLAGFTALFLLPGWGPQWLSYLWYLSDGRIRRKSLTWTHILHLGIFKRLWECMRLPDMDVYGEIMQQADVAALRLLEALVVTLPQTLLHTYVLICTDIGIKSPASVCFAVCLLSLAWALVLYARSCTLIRPGHLHMTPAAIFCQLLWRVSMLGSRFGVLMLFTRIFKQWILGVIGVHWLGATFWMVSQQTDIIRSTSRWRLFNLILGAIHIFFFLNVKYGPSRLRMAGFYLVMFLENIILLLASSWLFSMVSWDTVAIPGAVVCSFLIGVISLVLYYRFLHPKSFEIFQSIRRRGLSGACMESSSILSLEEKVTPTFQRHATLSGGGTLMDLSPQWEGWRHHHWLLIRLALKTGDVPKIWSLYGEGGLAGLMGLCEELHYGNQARRVPQTPRISPQTPQALQPTPQPLPPQEREVAPPPKPAPTNVIARPVRKAPPSTIHDIRLVPEIIPVHEAILEEITENFSAPQTEDKGDEDYHSAIYGSPTLSSPAQPESLRNIDSYATSLTEKSSSAASLDIKTPAWSPERRSPLLLGSPEKKSSTPLEPNTSLYFSVDAPSPSSGSYLGWGSELSPISTYRSPYRIREARFVPSTPRPESRAGAESPSLAPVVIIPATPGTTPRATPGGTPGSITPAASTPTASTPGAVTPASATTPSTPIAPLTPVISHARKQMVQLVDSRERAV